A segment of the Flavobacteriales bacterium genome:
AATATGACTCTATACATGCTATTCCTAGAGGAACTATATATATCAAAAAGGGAAAGAAACACATCAAAAGTCTAAGGTAATTCATGAAAATACTAGATACAGTTATACAGTCCCTTTCTAAAGAAGAAATACGCTTTTATAAGCTGTTTGTTGGAAGAACAAATCAATCTAAAGAAAGAAAAGACCTCAAACTTTTTGATTTAATTAAAAAAAATTTAAACCAAGATTATTCTAAAAAAGCGATTAACAGCTTAAATGTTACATCAAATAATTTTTACCAATTAAAAAATAGAATTTACAACGACCTGAATAATTCTATGGTGTGGCAACACATCTCAAAAGATCAGCAATCCAAATCTTTTAGTTTCATTTTACTTTCAAGAGTTTATAAAAATAAAGGCGAACTAGATTTAGCATATCATTACTTAAAGATTGCTGAAAAAGAAGCTATTAAGCTAGAACTCTTTGAAATATTAGCCATTGTTTACTCTGAAATCATTGAACTATCTCACGAGCTTATATCCATCGATTTGGATAAATACTTTAAATTAAAAAAAGAAAACTCTAAAGCAAGAGCCGAAATAGAAGATATAGACACGCATCTAGCTAAGTTGATGTATGACATAAAAACCAAACAAAATTTTTCTAAATCTGATTCGGCTCTAACTCAACTTTTAAACGCTCATTACCAAAAGAATGCTGAAAATAAAAAGGTTTTAAATTCACCAAGATTTAAGCTTAGACTATTTAAAATGTATAGTCGCTTATTGCTACAAAAAAAAGATTACAACACCTTAGAGTTATACTTATCGGAATCATACGATGACTTCACCAAAAATGATTTATTTGGCAGACATAATCATAATGATAAACTAACTCTACTTACTTATTTAGCAAACTGTTTGCATAAAACAAATCAATTTAAAAAATCATTGGAAGTCGCTGAACAATTACACCATGCGATGAAAGAATACGAAAGCTTTTTATATGATAAGTATATCTTCTATTACTACAATGCTCTAGTGCTAAATTATGCTAAAGAAGATAAAGAAAAAGCTCTAGAGACTTTACAACTAGCCAAGAATAATGAAACCATAAAAAAACTTCCAGGCTACACTTCTTTTATTTACTTAAACACTAGCTTAATTTATTATTACCAAGAAAAATATAATTCTGCAAAAACAAATATTTCTAGGCTTATCCAACAAGAAGACTTTCTTTCATTAGATGTGGTTTTTCAATTTAAAATCTTAATTGTTGAATTAATTATGAGATTAAAATTGGATCAATATGAACTTATACTGGAGAAAATTGAGAATTTAAAATCTAATTATGAATCCCTTATTTCAAATAAAAAATTATCTAGGGACAATAAAGCTTTAGCTTGTATTCAACAACTTGCAGAAGGCCAGAATTTAGATAAAAAAACTCTAATTAGTTTTTTTGAAAATAGTCATGAAGAAGATATCATAGACTATTCTGAGTGGGTCAGCAAAATATAAAAGAATTTGTCTACTATTTTCAACCTTTAATAAATCAATGTTATAAATTTTGATTGAAGTAATAAGTAAATTTCTATTGAGTTTTTTAGAACTTGTTTTAAGATTGTTAATTATCAAATATTAACCGTAAATTGTCGAATCTTAAACACAAGATGTTCAAACAATTTAAAATATCATTAAATAGTGTTTTTTTAGTTTGTATTTTGTTTCAAACATACAAGTCTAATGTGTTTGCACAAACTGATGATGTTTTTACAATCTATCTAGTCAGACATTCTGAAAAGGATTATACCTCTAATAATACATCAGACTTACCACTTTCAGCATGCGGTGAACAAAGATCACAAGATCTAAGTAATTTTTTGAATGACATTCACCTAGATGCCGTTTACTGCACTGACTACACTAGAACAAGAAATACAGCTTTGCCAACTGCTACTGCAAAAGATATTGATATCACATTATATGACACTCAAAATCTAAATTCATTTTCTAACCATCTTTTGACAAATAAACAAGATGCCCTAGTTGTAGGACATACTTACTCAACAGGTGTTTTAGCAGGACTACTCACCAATCAAAATATTGGTGATATTGATTTAGATATTTATAATCGAATTTATCAGGTTGTAATTTGTGGCGAGTCACGGAAACTTAATTTATTTAACTCATCTTTTGAATGCATTGAATAAAACCAATTTACAATTTAACTAACCTACTATGACAAGACAATTTATACTAACTCAATTTATACTGCTTTTTCTATTTAGTTTTTCTTGGGCTCAAGTGGTTGTGCCAATTACAAACTACTCTGTAAATAACAGTGGTCAAGCTCTTCTTTCAATAGAGGCTCAGGAAGGTAAATATTATGTCCTAACTTCTCAGCATAGTCCTACATTTGAATGGGCTACCTCAGTGAATATTGGCGTAAACGGAACTATGATTATCTCTGATCAAGGCGGCTCCTATCCTCTTGAAAATTATACCATTACCGAATATGATATTGCTAACCCTGGTGATATAGATGGAGATGGCATCGATGATATGACAGAGTTAAATAATATGCCTACGGATGCACCCATAAATTTTGCTCAAGCCATTGATTTTGAAGATGGTGCAACTTCTATTCCTGATGCTGAAACTTTCATGCAATTAGCAACTGTAAATAATGTAGGATGGGCTCCTTTTCTTGACGGACAACTTTATGTAAAATTTGGAATATTGGATAGAGACAGTCCAGAACCAAAGGTATATTTCATCAATAGCAACACCTATACTATTCATGGGGCATTTTTTGCTGGTATAGGTGCTTCAGTAACTGGAGATGATGGTTCAGGAGAAATTGTATTTAATCCAAACAGTGGAGTCAATGGTACATATTCTTTTAACTTCTCATTCGGCAATACCTATGAGTTTGAAGATGCTCAAAGGACATACGAATTGTTAGTGGCCAATATGCCATTTCTTCAGAACAATATGAATCACTTTATTAGTGAAAACAACGAAAACTATTATTTAACAAATTATGCTGATGAATATGAAGATTCAAGAATTAATGTAGTACTAGAATATGATGTTTTTGGAAACATCAATTATATTCCCTTTCATGAAGCAGAAGGCTATGGTTACTTCAAACAAATGAGTCTTGACGAAACTCCTGGCTCAAGAGATATCGTACTTTACGATGCTCTACCCAATTCTTTACCAAGAGTTGGTGGCATTATTACTTCAGTCATACAAACACCACTATCGCATGTCAACTTAAGAGCCATACAAGATAATGTTCCTAACGCCTACATTCAAGACCCATTATCTATTGACTCCATTGCTAACTTATTGAACAACTATGTCTATTATAAGGCTGAAAATGAAACCTTCCAATTTAGAGAAGCCACACTTGAGGAGGTTAATAATTGGTACGATGCCTTAAGACCTACTGAGCCTCAAATACCTGCGCGGGACCTTAGTATAACAGAAATAATGCCTCTAGATGACATAGAATTTGATATGTCAACCGCCTTTGGTGCAAAATGCTCAAATGTAGCTACAATGCGATCGTTTGGATTGCCCGAAGGAACCATCCCCGATGGTTTTGGTATTCCATTTTACTTTTATGATGAATTCATGCAATACAACAACTTCTATCTGGAAGCTCAAGTCATGATAGATAATCCTGCATTTCAAAACGATATCAATTTCCGTATAGATCGTTTAAAAATGTTCCGTGACGACATAAAAGATGCGCCAATGCCACAATGGATGATGGATCAGCTTCAAGCTATGCACGATGACTTCCCCGCAGGAACTAAAGTAAGATGTAGATCCAGTACTAACAATGAAGATTTACCAGGGTTTAGTGGTGCTGGTTTATATACTTCAAAAACTCAACACCTAGATGAAGGGCATATTTCGAAATCTATCAAACAAGTCTATGCTAGTATGTGGAACTTTAGAGCTTATGAAGAACGTGACTTCTATCGAGTAGACCATTTTATGGCAGCTATGGGAGTACTGTGTCACCCCAATTTTGAAGAAGAAAAATCAAATGGTGTTGGAATTAGTATAGACCCTATTTACGAAACAGAGAACACCTTCTATTTAAACACACAACTTGGAGAGTCATTGATTACAAACCCAGATCCAAATTCTTTACCAGAGGAAATATTACTATATGAAGATCCTGAAGAAGCAGCTGGCTATTTGGTACTACAACTGTCTAACCTTGTTGATCAAGGACAACTAGTGATGGACCAAAGCTATCTCGATCAAATGAGGGATTACTTATCTGTTATCCATGATGAATTTGCTATTTTGTACGATGTGGTGGGTATTGAAGGCTTTGGTATGGACATAGAATACAAGGTAACAGCTGATGATCAACTAGTCATTAAACAAGCTAGACCATGGGTGTCATTTTGGGCAGATATTAAAGCAGACAATGATTTAGAATTCACAGAGTTTACAAGTCCAACATCGTCTTCCGACTTAGGTAGTAATGAAATTATAAGTGCAGTAGTTTCTAATACTGGACTAAACCCTATGAGCGATTTTACCTTAACATTATTAGTAGATAATCAAGAAATTGAAACTTTAACAATCTCTGAAACTATTGAGCCATTTTCTAATGCAGAATTTCAATTCGAAACTCTACAAGATTTCTTAGAAGTTGGAGAATATTATCTTACAGGAATTGTAAGCGATACTGATGATGAATATGGAAATAATGACACCTTAAGGTATACGCTCAATAAGATTCATCAACTAGATGCAGGAGTAGTTCTTGGTACTCTTAATCAAAATTGCAACAACGATGTTGAAGCAACAATTATCGTAACTAATAATGGAGAAAGTACCATAAATAGTGTTCAATTTGAAATTATTATTAATGATGAAAGCGCAGGATATTTCAATGAGCAAGTTGAAATTTCATCACTAACAGAGGAGAAAATATCTGTCATTGTTGATGCTAACTTTCAAGCTAATGACAACGAAGTCGAAGTAAGCTTTATCTCCATAAATGGTCAAATAG
Coding sequences within it:
- a CDS encoding histidine phosphatase family protein produces the protein MFKQFKISLNSVFLVCILFQTYKSNVFAQTDDVFTIYLVRHSEKDYTSNNTSDLPLSACGEQRSQDLSNFLNDIHLDAVYCTDYTRTRNTALPTATAKDIDITLYDTQNLNSFSNHLLTNKQDALVVGHTYSTGVLAGLLTNQNIGDIDLDIYNRIYQVVICGESRKLNLFNSSFECIE
- a CDS encoding T9SS type A sorting domain-containing protein, with translation MTRQFILTQFILLFLFSFSWAQVVVPITNYSVNNSGQALLSIEAQEGKYYVLTSQHSPTFEWATSVNIGVNGTMIISDQGGSYPLENYTITEYDIANPGDIDGDGIDDMTELNNMPTDAPINFAQAIDFEDGATSIPDAETFMQLATVNNVGWAPFLDGQLYVKFGILDRDSPEPKVYFINSNTYTIHGAFFAGIGASVTGDDGSGEIVFNPNSGVNGTYSFNFSFGNTYEFEDAQRTYELLVANMPFLQNNMNHFISENNENYYLTNYADEYEDSRINVVLEYDVFGNINYIPFHEAEGYGYFKQMSLDETPGSRDIVLYDALPNSLPRVGGIITSVIQTPLSHVNLRAIQDNVPNAYIQDPLSIDSIANLLNNYVYYKAENETFQFREATLEEVNNWYDALRPTEPQIPARDLSITEIMPLDDIEFDMSTAFGAKCSNVATMRSFGLPEGTIPDGFGIPFYFYDEFMQYNNFYLEAQVMIDNPAFQNDINFRIDRLKMFRDDIKDAPMPQWMMDQLQAMHDDFPAGTKVRCRSSTNNEDLPGFSGAGLYTSKTQHLDEGHISKSIKQVYASMWNFRAYEERDFYRVDHFMAAMGVLCHPNFEEEKSNGVGISIDPIYETENTFYLNTQLGESLITNPDPNSLPEEILLYEDPEEAAGYLVLQLSNLVDQGQLVMDQSYLDQMRDYLSVIHDEFAILYDVVGIEGFGMDIEYKVTADDQLVIKQARPWVSFWADIKADNDLEFTEFTSPTSSSDLGSNEIISAVVSNTGLNPMSDFTLTLLVDNQEIETLTISETIEPFSNAEFQFETLQDFLEVGEYYLTGIVSDTDDEYGNNDTLRYTLNKIHQLDAGVVLGTLNQNCNNDVEATIIVTNNGESTINSVQFEIIINDESAGYFNEQVEISSLTEEKISVIVDANFQANDNEVEVSFISINGQIDQDASNDYAVSILDVQSTYDYVTLIINGDSYPYEISWAIIDFNDNTIASGELGNGVNDIEEEICLDYTSCYSLFVYDSYGDGILGDGDFSVVNSLGQTIVYNDGNFGSQAIEIVCPDGSACAINADVVVTHSTNNDGIISIWTSSSEQYNYSIDGGLNFSTENTFSGLTPGEYNVFVQDESGLCNYEETVIVDECILTAVDISATNVTSATIANGSIIITPTSGLSPYLYSVDNGQNFQEDNEFYNLAVGNYNVVVQDASGICEYEVNVPVEVEGGTGIKENSSDTDDIIIYPNPTKDQIYIELTSNSNWSEEIIIEVFDNAGRLVSVATSLDNNKTKTMISLNGLESGIYYVKCHNKTFNNYFKVVKL